In Numida meleagris isolate 19003 breed g44 Domestic line chromosome 23, NumMel1.0, whole genome shotgun sequence, the following proteins share a genomic window:
- the FAM118B gene encoding protein FAM118B isoform X2 — MGRARGARCSGAGGGQEGRGSAERNWMASTVSLSKDTLLEDGMPPAKKPRKLLPSLKTKKPRELVLVIGTGISAAVAPQVPALKSWKGLIQALLDAAIDFDLLEDEESKRFQKCLHEYKNLVHVAHDLIQKLSPRTSNVRSTFFKDCLYEVFDDLESKMEDSGKQLLQSVLHLMENGALVLTTNFDNLLELYAAHQGKHLESLDLTDEKKVLEWAQGKRKLSVLHIHGVYTNPSGIVLHPAGYQNVLRNTEVMREIQKLYENKSFLFLGCGWTVDDTTFQALFLEAEKHKSDLEHFMLVRRGDVDEFKKLRENMLDKGIKVISYGDEYTDLPEYFGRLASEIAMRGRAGVPKEGQQLNGSTAAHAEITGCST; from the exons ATGGGGCGGGCGCGCGGCGCCAG GTGTAGCGGAGCTGGTGGCGGCCAGGAGGGGCGAGGCAGCGCCGAGAG AAACTGGATGGCTTCTACGGTCAGCCTGAGTAAAGACACGTTACTGGAAGATGGAATGCCGCCTGCAAAAAAGCCCAG GAAGCTATTGCCAAGCCTAAAAACCAAGAAGCCTCGGGAACTTGTTCTGGTGATTGGAACAGGAATCAGTGCCGCAGTTGCTCCCCAGGTCCCAGCACTGAAGTCTTGGAAGGGTTTGATCCAGGCCCTCCTGGATGCTGCTATTGACTTTGATCTTCTGgaagatgaagaaagcaaaaggtttCAGAAGTGTCTCCATGAGTACAAGAACTTGGTTCACGTTGCCCATGACCTTATCCAGAAGCTGTCCCCG cGCACAAGCAATGTTCGctcaacatttttcaaagactGTTTATATGAGGTGTTTGATGACCTGGAATCTAAAATGGAAGATTCTGGAAAACAGCTGCTTCAGTCAGTGCTTCACCTAATGGAAAATGGGGCACTTGTGTTAACCACGAACTTCGATAACCTGCTGGAACTGTATGCAGCACACCAGGGGAAGCACCTGGAGTCTCTTGACCTGACGGATGAGAAGAAG GTGCTGGAGTGGGCGCaggggaagaggaagctcagTGTCCTGCACATCCACGGCGTGTACACGAACCCGAGCGGCATCGTGCTGCACCCGGCCGGCTACCAGAACGTGCTGCGCAACACCGAGGTCATG cGAGAGATTCAGAAGCTGTATGAAAATAAGTCGTTCCTGTTCTTGGGCTGTGGTTGGACTGTTGACGACACCACGTTTCAGGCCCTGTTTCTGGAAGCTGAGAAGCACAAGTCGGACCTGGAGCACTTCATGCTCGTGAGGAGAGGAGACGTGGATGAGTTTAAGAAGCTCCGCGAGAACATGCTGGACAAGGGGATTAAAGTGATTTCCTATGGAGATGAATACACAGACCTGCCCGAGTACTTTGGGAGGCTGGCGAGCGAGATCGCCATGCGGGGCCGCGCAG GTGTGCCTAAGGAAGGACAACAGCTGAACGGCTCCACTGCAGCCCACGCTGAGATAACAG GATGCAGCACGTga
- the FAM118B gene encoding protein FAM118B isoform X1, whose amino-acid sequence MASTVSLSKDTLLEDGMPPAKKPRKLLPSLKTKKPRELVLVIGTGISAAVAPQVPALKSWKGLIQALLDAAIDFDLLEDEESKRFQKCLHEYKNLVHVAHDLIQKLSPRTSNVRSTFFKDCLYEVFDDLESKMEDSGKQLLQSVLHLMENGALVLTTNFDNLLELYAAHQGKHLESLDLTDEKKVLEWAQGKRKLSVLHIHGVYTNPSGIVLHPAGYQNVLRNTEVMREIQKLYENKSFLFLGCGWTVDDTTFQALFLEAEKHKSDLEHFMLVRRGDVDEFKKLRENMLDKGIKVISYGDEYTDLPEYFGRLASEIAMRGRAGVPKEGQQLNGSTAAHAEITGCST is encoded by the exons ATGGCTTCTACGGTCAGCCTGAGTAAAGACACGTTACTGGAAGATGGAATGCCGCCTGCAAAAAAGCCCAG GAAGCTATTGCCAAGCCTAAAAACCAAGAAGCCTCGGGAACTTGTTCTGGTGATTGGAACAGGAATCAGTGCCGCAGTTGCTCCCCAGGTCCCAGCACTGAAGTCTTGGAAGGGTTTGATCCAGGCCCTCCTGGATGCTGCTATTGACTTTGATCTTCTGgaagatgaagaaagcaaaaggtttCAGAAGTGTCTCCATGAGTACAAGAACTTGGTTCACGTTGCCCATGACCTTATCCAGAAGCTGTCCCCG cGCACAAGCAATGTTCGctcaacatttttcaaagactGTTTATATGAGGTGTTTGATGACCTGGAATCTAAAATGGAAGATTCTGGAAAACAGCTGCTTCAGTCAGTGCTTCACCTAATGGAAAATGGGGCACTTGTGTTAACCACGAACTTCGATAACCTGCTGGAACTGTATGCAGCACACCAGGGGAAGCACCTGGAGTCTCTTGACCTGACGGATGAGAAGAAG GTGCTGGAGTGGGCGCaggggaagaggaagctcagTGTCCTGCACATCCACGGCGTGTACACGAACCCGAGCGGCATCGTGCTGCACCCGGCCGGCTACCAGAACGTGCTGCGCAACACCGAGGTCATG cGAGAGATTCAGAAGCTGTATGAAAATAAGTCGTTCCTGTTCTTGGGCTGTGGTTGGACTGTTGACGACACCACGTTTCAGGCCCTGTTTCTGGAAGCTGAGAAGCACAAGTCGGACCTGGAGCACTTCATGCTCGTGAGGAGAGGAGACGTGGATGAGTTTAAGAAGCTCCGCGAGAACATGCTGGACAAGGGGATTAAAGTGATTTCCTATGGAGATGAATACACAGACCTGCCCGAGTACTTTGGGAGGCTGGCGAGCGAGATCGCCATGCGGGGCCGCGCAG GTGTGCCTAAGGAAGGACAACAGCTGAACGGCTCCACTGCAGCCCACGCTGAGATAACAG GATGCAGCACGTga